The following proteins are co-located in the Plasmodium vinckei vinckei genome assembly, chromosome: PVVCY_11 genome:
- a CDS encoding AP-2 complex subunit alpha, putative: MLKYNIKGLYCFIEEVRNCKSKEEEEQKVLGEIIKIKKQFNEKNLTNYKRKKYVWKLIYCHILGYNISLPYLNIIKLICSKDFSDKYCGYTALSLLVHDNNEILNMMVSTIKLDIKNYDEKINFLALHFTSHKINELLVENLYEDILHIVTSNYIYKPNIRKKAFLCLANIYKKRHDLLFKNKNDLEIFKFLDQNISEINMFTACSYLNLIYIIILIFQKYETLFLFTKKKEDDEKKKKNTNRDEDHIINSIGNKREDYQDETSSVDNHKNGNKKNKLNENSDDDKESNNNSDNNSINSDYVNRNNSQNIPPHKRFSINIKDELKKKKGTLDLIIEQNLTYTDLKRAEKFGEIESECSINVKEINFFEINKYINKYITYIINIIYLILDENLKIDEGFYYSQFRYPFLLIKCLQMIQLYEMHGLSQTILNNINDILYKILSKSYKKFKSHSSFWNISSTDLVENYQNNMNMPSNKNIIYLNNKKKEKKRAMKINKSIVYIEYAIIYECCSIYNFLDDKVEERNRDILLTLIISSLNTKKSNIKYVILNCLSQFKITPQIYNKLEKHISYLVKLLKSDDITIKLQTFNILFNMCNSSNWKYLINIFLQHLPYVDPYIQNEIIIKICILAEQFSTNMAWYIDVIFKIIEIAHKYIFKDVCYRCVQVLTGFVQNKKTSNNLISLKSDKSDTSSNTSNDNTNANTNRNNDITNNTEEEKKVQMYAAMKCYRYLSKNICKIELLIDLCSYIIGSFGHLIKNKIPMKNQFKILERYFKFTTTNTKSVILLALMKMVCYEHKLVGNIKKILADCIDHPNLELQTRACEFMNLCNTNNFNLINSILKNMPLYNTRKMHKNFLIKRLIENNKHANIDLLEKDTQLIGEKANDKNKLNKYTNFDEEYDEVSKYSSDKISSDSSGESYNKRKVQNDSSSSSSSSSDDGDSKKSSNDSSSKSKTSDKDSEDNGNRFKMLGLQKANNINELWLNGCLLDKSLFYKNTVTSILLKQRYQENKAILQFYIKNISKGPIKIMSINIEESEQIKIKEQKNINNEIINADEVCEYKLNVTVSDIYYVMPTIFFNVTAPTSPNLMFSFKLPILITRFIKENKINEASFKMYWKGFTQIHSEDTVMGLPKHSKKILVNYLTTAFNFYVLKIGTLICASGSIHFPTTNTDNKILILAKIRYEPRGCQISVISSIKPLNNYLNKIFEVYLIKNK, translated from the exons ATGCTtaaatataacataaaaGGATTATACTGTTTTATTGAGGAAGTACGAAATTGTAAAAGTAAAGAGGAAGAAGAACAAAAAGTACTTGgagaaataattaaaataaaaaaacaatttaatgaaaaaaatctaacgaattataaaagaaagaaatatgtatggaaattaatatattgtcATATATTAGGGTATAATATATCCTTACcctatttaaatataataaaactaaTATGTAGTAAAGATTTTAGTGATAAATATTGTGGATATACAGCATTGTCTTTATTAGTTcatgataataatgaaattttaaatatgatgGTAAGTACTATCAAGttagatataaaaaattatgatgaaaaaataaacttttTAGCTTTACATTTTACAAgccataaaataaatgaattattagttgaaaatttatatgaagATATATTACACATAGTTACatcaaattatatttacaaaccaaatattagaaaaaaagcttttttatgtttagcaaatatatataaaaaaagacatgatttattatttaaaaataaaaatgatttagaaatttttaaatttcttGATCAAAACATATccgaaataaatatgttcaCTGCTTGTTCTTATCTAAATTTGATAtacattataatattgatttttcaaaaatatgaaactttatttttatttacaaaaaaaaaagaagatgatgaaaaaaaaaaaaaaaatacaaatcgTGATGAAgatcatattattaacagTATAGGAAATAAAAGAGAAGATTATCAAGATGAGACAAGTAGTGTTGACaatcataaaaatggaaataaaaaaaataaattaaatgaaaacagtgatgatgataaagaatcaaataataattcagaCAATAACAGTATTAATAGTGATTATGTAAATCGAAATAACTCACAAAATATTCCTCCTCATAAACGattttcaataaatataaaagatgaattaaaaaaaaaaaaaggaacaTTAGATTTAATTATAGAACAAAATCTTACTTACACCGATTTAAAGAGAGCAGAAAAGTTTGGAGAAATCGAATCAGAATGCTCAATAAAtgttaaagaaataaatttttttgaaataaataaatatataaataaatatattacttatataataaatattatatatttaatattagatgaaaatttaaaaattgatGAAGGTTTTTATTATAGCCAATTTAgatatccatttttattaatcaAATGTTTACAGATGATACAACTATATGAAATGCATGGTCTATCACaaactattttaaataatataaatgacattttatataaaatattaagtaaatcttataaaaaattcaaaagtCATTCTTCATTTTGGAATATATCAAGTACAGATCTTGTAGAgaattatcaaaataatatgaatatgccatcaaataaaaatattatctatttaaataataaaaaaaaagaaaaaaaaagagcaatgaaaataaataaaagtattgtatatatagaatatgCAATCATATATGAATGCTGttctatatataactttttaGATGATAAAGTTGAAGAAAGAAATAGAGATATTTTACTTACCTTAATAATATCATCTcttaatacaaaaaagtctaatataaaatatgttatacTTAATTGTTTATCgcaatttaaaataactccacaaatatataataagttAGAGAAACATATTTCCTATTTAGTAAAACTATTAAAAAGTGATGATATAACAATAAAGTTACAaacttttaatattttattcaatATGTGTAATAGTTCAAATTGGAAAtacttaataaatatatttttacagcATTTACCATATGTTGATccatatatacaaaatgaaataattataaaaatatgtattttagCTGAACAATTTTCAACAAATATGGCTTGGTATATTGatgttatatttaaaataattgaaattgcacataaatatatatttaaagatGTATGTTATAGATGTGTACAAGTACTAACCGGATTtgtacaaaataaaaaaacatcaaataatttaatatcatTGAAAAGTGATAAATCCGATACGTCAAGCAACACAAGTAACGACAATACAAATGCAAATACAAATagaaataatgatataactAACAATAcggaagaagaaaaaaaagtacaAATGTATGCTGCCATGAAATGCTATAGATATTTatctaaaaatatttgtaaaatagAATTACTTATAGATTTATGCTCATATATTATTGGCTCATTTGGAcacttaataaaaaataaaatacccATGAAAAATCagtttaaaattttagaaagatattttaaatttactACAACAAATACAAAATCGGTTATTTTACTGGCACTTATGAAAATGGTTTGTTATGAGCATAAACTGGTTGgcaatattaaaaaaattttagcAGACTGTATTGATCATCCAAATTTAGAATTACAAACAAGAGCATGTGAATTCATGAATCTTTGTAATactaacaattttaatctAATCAATTCTATCCTTAAAAATATGCCTCTATACAATACCAGAAAGATGCACAAAAATTTTCTCATAAAACGGCTCATCGAGAATAACAA ACATGCCAACATTGACTTGCTTGAAAAGGATACCCAACTAATAGGCGAAAAAGCTaacgataaaaataagctaaataaatatacaaattttgaTGAAGAGTATGATGAAGTAAGTAAATATTCGAGTGATAAAATTTCTTCTGATTCATCAGGTGAAAGTTacaataaaagaaaagttCAAAATGATTCTTCAtcatcttcttcttcttcttcggATGATGGTGACTCAAAAAAATCCTCTAACGATTCAAGTAGCAAATCAAAAACAAGTGATAAAGATTCAGAAGATAATGGAAATAGATTTAAAATGTTAGGATTACAAAaagcaaataatataaatgaattatgGTTAAATGGCTGTTTATTAGACAAATCTTTATTCTACAAAAATACAGTTACTTCAATTTTACTTAAACAAAGATACCAAGAAAATAAAGCCATCCTCCAATTTTATATCAAGAATATTTCTAAGGGTCCAATTAAAATCATGAG CATAAACATTGAGGAGTCTGAGCAAATCAAAATCAAAgagcaaaaaaatatcaataaCGAAATAATTAATGCAGATGAAGTATgtgaatataaattaaatgtcACAGTATCAGacatttattatgttatgcctacaatatttttcaatgtAACTGCTCCAACATCTCCG AACCTAATGTTTTCTTTCAAATTGCCAATTCTAATTACAAGATTTATcaaagaaaacaaaattaatgaagcatcttttaaaatgtaTTGGAAAGGATTTACACAAATTCATAGTGAAGATACCGTGATGGGACTTCCAAAACATTCAAAGAAAATCCTCGTCAACTACTTGACTACCGCTTTTAACTTTTACGTTTTAAAG ATTGGAACACTTATATGTGCATCGGGATCCATACATTTCCCAACAACAAACACGGATAACAAAATTTTGATCTTAGCTAAAATTCGATACGAACCAAGAGG gTGTCAAATATCAGTCATTTCAAGCATAAAACCTTTGAATAATTACCTGAATAAGATATTTGAAGTTTaccttataaaaaataaataa